ttttcatcaaatataaaggaactatttcagttaactccgtgagtaccaagtgaatacactagggttatatacaacaatgatctaacaaccaatgggatgcGTGTCATCCACCCCATttcctgttctttgtttggttgtgggcttagggcagatacacacaattgattgcttgtttactctgagttttatataacttgtatccatttagtactcatagaaaggattgtagagtcattttacttatctttcatgaaagcaggaaatataggattttctagaggaacatgcgaacttttctaaaacatAACTTACAACTTACTAAACTTTCTACAacatacttacatcactaaaatcttatgaactcaccagcttaattgctgataaactctttcaaataacttgtattctcaggaaactagtaggaAGGTACTCGTATTGGgatttcagaagatggagcataatagcttcaagtcttgttttgttatttgcttatgtattctatgttttgtgaacacacactttgtaaacactttctttctaaagaaatggttgtttatttactttgattactatgatgcatgtcttgtgatactaaacatgacgtcctccaccccagaacgtttccgccgtttcagttttggggtgtgacagaaaatctgcccgcgagaagcctggtttttgtgaagatctctcggttttaccgaagaatactactcttagagccgtggtactgtccgatcatcttctgatcaggtgagtgtatattccttttcttctaacacatagatacgaaATATTCTctacaaaatacgtgttatgtatttgtatattatttgattatttgaaataattattgaatgaatgatttgtacaggttttaagctgtatataaatgtatatatttttatctacaaatatgttgggtagaacatgggtagatagtgatgtgtgatgaaataaaaatgatgagactcctcgatgtgattgtgatctagtcattcagcagaatatggatgacgaccacagacttttctagacagttctGTGGAATgctggcaggctcataacctgtaggcgTTGGTGAACTTGGGCGTTCATTCGTTGTAttatatccccctcatggttgccttaggacattcattgctgaggaaacccctctGTAGTAGTGCCTGCACCGATGAAAaccctagattaggtcccttgtaatagttgttgtcatagggacgtaaagtgagaataacgggaatgggtaatcgggttattgttggttggtgaaaattaaatataattatttattgtaggttgaaaaccctatatgctcaccacgctcccaaacttgacccactcagtttaatttgtattacaggtagtggcgcgagagcataagttggggaacttgtgaagatgtttttgtttatagaccagtagttgtatataactatgtaaggtctatgttttattgtttatgcttttctgtctgtatcggaacatgacatccagagttttgatatataatgaaaatacatttctttaagaaatgctttgataaatcttatttatcatgtaatgttttggggacaaattctacaactcttttaaatcaatagaTTTACTCTGAaactattttaaaagcataaatggaaccggtcttttctggccgtgattttggaaATGTCACAGTTACCAAATAAATGATATGAGAATATTGTGATGTGGAAGCCATGTCAGATCTTATGTGGCAggattgagtttcaaatataAGGTGTGGATCGAACCTAATTTCAtatatcttcttcttttcttctcttcttcttattAGAGTATTTCTTCACGAAATGGTGTATGAAGGTCGATCCAGTGGTTCAAGCTCACTTAAATGTCAGCGAAACGGTCGTTCTCACCCTTTCAGGAGATGTTAGTGTGGTTTAGAACCTCGATTTTTACAAAAATTAAATGAAGCCTCTTACAAGGTCGATCCAGAAGATGCTTAGTGAGTATGAACCACCTTGTAGGGGTCTTCATTTACTTGTTATACAAATGAAAATTCTAAACCACAATAACATCTCCTAAAATGGTGACTATGCCCTTTTTGTTGACTAGTAAGTGAGTTTGAACCATTGGAACGACCTTCGGGCGTCATTTGTGAATAAATACTTTGacgagaagaagaaaagaagatatGTGATGGGTTTGATGCAAACCAACTGAATCGCTGAAGGAACCTTTTTCCATTGTTAAAGAAAGTACGCTTTTTAAGCTTTTTCCTTACTCTTACTAAAGCAGGCACATGCAAAACACCATATATTTGAAACTCAATCTTGCCAAATAAGATATGACGTGGCTTCCACATCACAATATTGTCATGTCATTTATTTGGTAACATGCTAGATTGATGGTAACCACTCAATTGGTTGACATTACAACAAAACTGTAAATGTATGACATAACTGGGAAAAgcaaaacacggtgtcaaaatcaaaattttggtaAACTTAGTGACTTCATTGTAATTTGGAAAAAGTAGTTACCCGGAGAGCATGAAGAACCGGTCATTTGGTTGATAGTGCAACAAAATTGCAAGTATAGTGAtttaatttaaagaaaaaaaatacggtGTCAAAATCGGAAATTTCAGTTAAGTTAGTGATTTGATTGTAATTgtcatattttttatataaaaaaatacatggtattttagtttttacatttaaaacACATAGTATTTATAAATTTTAAGTAGTGATTAGTAAACACTAAACGTATAGATCGCTAAATATGGGATTGAAAATTTACTAAAAACTGTGTTGCATTTTGGATTCCCCTCACCCACCCACACACCACCACCAcacacaataataataataataataataataataataataataataataataataataaataaataaataaataaataaatagataaaatgaaTGGATTAATCTAGAAAGTGTTGTGATATTTGAGACGAATGGATTCTTATTTTTGTAATAGTAAGGCTTTCATGGTTATTTTGCAATGAAACTAGGTACGATTGTGAGTATTTTTGACATTGAATATTTCATTGTGTTCTTGACTTTtttttagaaagaaagaaaaaaagaaacaaaatcaaACTCTTACTATGGAATcacaattaaaaaagaaaaaatgacagtttttatatatttttaagtttGATTAAAAGACTGGAAAAACTTACACTTTTATTATTTGCCTTTTATGTGTAAAACAAAACTTAAATTATCATAAAAAGATGTCCCTACCTTTCTTTTTCAATAGGGAaagatttgaaagaaaaaaacaaaaaacatgttCTCTTTATTTTCTTCCTCTTCCCTCCTAATAAAGACTAAAAAGATGTTTTTTCATTATAAATATAGTAATTAAGAAAGCCTCATTCTTTCAAAAGACAATTTAGGATGACTATGAAATTGTATGAAAAATAATATGGaaacaaaatattatatatatatatatatatatatatatatatatatatatatatatatatatatatatatatatatatatatatatatatatatatatatatatatatatatatatatatatatatatatatatatatatatatatatatatagtttgttgATATAGTCATATTTTCTGTTGGAATAAAATAAGTTGAAAATACAAAATCTATAGTTTTCATCCACTTGTGATTAAATAAATTCCAAAAAACTGAATTATAGAAGTCAATCTCGAAATGAACAAGTAGGTTCTTGGACGTGTCTCTTTCTAATTTCTATGAAGTTAATGACTCGGTCTCTTTTTCTTGTTAGTTCCTCAAAAAGTCAAACCACCAGCACCGAATATAAATGCCGATCACTTTTTATATATGATCACTACTAATAATTTATAGTACaatatatacatttttatttCAGTTACTTGTCTTTTCCAAAATCCATTCATTCATGTATCCAAGTGATGTTTTGATGTCGATTAGTTTTGGTTAAATTCTAATAATTTATAGTGACGTAATCATATTCCTATGGTGAATTCTATGGGAATGTTAGGAGCTTTAATGAAGTTTTTTGAGTTCACAATTGGGAAAAGCTCTCACTAATTCCTTAAATAATATTCGGACAATGAATTTAAAATCTaaatatgatttggagttaggtTTTGCTCTCATAATTGCAAACCATAAATGAAAAAATGAAAGTCTATAAGTCATTCATGGAATTTTAAAATTCTAACCAGAAGATGATAAGATTATACTTTACCTGATGGATTATTAATTAGCACTTTGCCGAAACGATTGTCAAAACGTTAAATGACCTAATATGATCAAAGTCTGAAAGATGTGGTGAAGAAGACAATGTATATAGatgaaaagaaaaatgattttcagTCATTCCACAAACATTTACAATAACACAACACCAATATGATATGAATATATCTATCGATGCCAATAGAACACAAAATTAAGCACCCTCTTTTACAAATCTAGCAAAAAAGAATAATCGACAACAAGAAAATGCTAAATTACATCGGTTTCCCACCCCCGAAAAATCACTCCTACCATCATCCCATATGCAAAACACGGGCGTCTCCTCTCCTCGATACCATTTCAAATCATATTGTCAATTTATCATcataagtattatatatatatcacattgaGGCCACTAATGAAAAATCAAGGAGCCTAAAAGGAAGAAGAAAAAGGAACAACAACAACTATGAGTGTCTACCTATTACTCGTGTCACTATATACTTTCCTTTTTCTAGATCGTATATTGTCTTTAAGTGGGGCTTCCTCCATTTCGATACAAAATACGCACCAAATATTAAAAATATCACAAATATTAATCCACCTAATGTCGTAAAGTCAACACCACCGAGTGTTATAGATTTTGACTTTGTTGTTGGGTGTAATTTCCCGAGGTCTAAATCCTTCATGATTTGAAAAATGAAGGCTCCCAATGCCCAATCAAGTGGAATATCATTTACCTCACTACCATATCCAATCCTGTTTCAAAGTAGTAGTATACAAccgtttaattttattttatatattcaatAAAAAATGTTTGGATATTAATTCCAATAAAAGTGTACCTTTTGTCATCCAAAGCAATCCCAAGGCTATCATGAAGAAAAGCAACAATATATGCAGAAGAAAAGCAATATCGATGTAAATCCTCATCATTAATTCCTGGatattttgactttaaatttgacCAATCATCTTCACAAAACTCTTTTCCAGCCACCATCAGCTCCGAAAGAAACTTTTTAGGTGACAACCCAAAAAActacccaaaaaaaaaaacatttatacataaaaaaaaaatattattattttttatttagagtaaattacacgaatggtccctatggtttggtgtaATTTGCGCcattggtccctaacttattttttttaactcggaaggtccctaccgtttgtttttgttacgtgtttggtccctactgtttgtttttgttacgtgcttggtccctatcttacataaaaaaaaaaaactattatttaaataggaaaaagttgtggggtaggtaaggtaaggtgagggggtggggttggggtgtgtttatttaaataaattaaaaaatcaatggcaaaatagtctttttagataagacagggaccaaacgtgtaacaaaaacaaacaatagggaccatccgagttaaaaaaataagttagggaccaaacatgcaaattaccctaaaccatagggaccatttgtgtaatttactcttttatttaatataGAAAGTGAAACAAACCTTAGATGTATGGAAGAAATTCTCAGTGGCTAAAAATTTCCCCTGGAGCTTGGGTATATATGTTGACCCAATGGAGCATTGGTCAAAGGCGCAgtcttctgttttttttttttttaaataaaatgttaataaataaaaaaaaaaaggaatgttGAATAAAAAGTTGTACCTTTGCCTTTCTGCAACAATTTATAGGAGGCAGATCTGCATTCAGTGAAGTTGCCAGTTGAATGTAGAACTGGTGATTGGTGATTTGTTTGGAGTAAAGAAGTTGGAGTCATATTATTTCCTATTATCACATTGTTTTTGTATCCTTTTGGGGAGCATGGATCCACTGTACAAATataaagacgtaaatgccctcctcATCAAAACTAGGAGATTAACAAGTAAAAAACATATGTAGTACCTACCCAGATTTTTACTTTTGGCAAAGTTTGACCCACGAACCAAGTCAAATGCaacattctgaaaaaaaaaaggaatgtaAAGTCAATCAGATAGTGTAAAATTTATATGGTGTACTAAAAAGAAtgaaaaatatgaatatttaattGAATAAAGAATGGTAAATGATGTTTTACCTGACCAAATTCAAGCAAGCTGTGGCTGTAAAGACTATAACTGACATTTCCAAAATTAATTGTTCTTGAAAATTCAGGGGGTATTGGCTCGTTTGAGAAAAAGGTTACCTGAAagacaatcatatatgattatgtttCTTTTGAGAAACAAGAATCgataataaagttttttttttttttttttttttttttttgtattattagAAATGTAGAGAAAAAGAAGAATAATGAAAACCTGAGCAGAAGCACCACCAAGTTCGATTATCCCTGTTGTTTCTTGAGGATCACCTCCAAGAGTTCCAAGAGCATAATTAGCCACAACCCATGCATAAACTCCTTCATCAGACCCTGAAACAATGATATTTCCAATAAAATTGACTTTCATTATGTTTATGTATCTCACAAAACATACCAAAAAGGAAAGATTTTCTAAGCCTGCAAATACTTGTTGAAATGGATTCTTAAACAATTCCATTCACCTTTAATGAGATTTTATGTTCACATTTGCATCTATACTCACTAATCAGCCTAAATTGTCACCACTCACCTGACACATTTTTCGAAGGACAGCTAGATTTTACAGGTATTCTTCTTGGAAGGAATGTTAAATCGATAAAATCAATACAGAGGCATGAAATTGCATCTCAAATAAGTAACATATGGTAACTTGTTTTGTCCTATAATCATCAATCATTCACTTCCAAGATCAAAAGAATTAGCAAAGGTATGCCCACAGTAATATTGACACCATAAACTGAAAGACAATCAACACCAAGTGTGTCTAGTCCTTACAAAATAAACAATACCTCACTTTTTCAGTCCCAAATCCTTGATAGCAGCTCAAAGTATAAGTTGAACAAACAAATGCACAAACTTAAAACAACAATCATGAATTGAACATAGAGTTTCCTCATACCTGAAATAACTGAAGCCCAATCATTGCGAAAGGCAAACCCAGAAGTTCTGAAAACCGTCCTGCAAGACTCTAGAATCCGCTCCTGTACGCTCAATTCCAACATCCTTAACCCTGCCGTTGTCATCAATCTGATCTCTGTTTCACCCAAGTTCTCCCCCGGAATCCTCTTCCTTGCGAACTCCAAAAGTTTCAACATAGATTCACCCGCTCCCTTGGGATCCTCCGCAAACGCCGATAACCCAGGGCTAACCCGCATTGAACCCAACCCCTTCTTAGCACTCAAATCGAAAATAGGAGCTCCATCCTTAATCACATACTCAAACACATGAATCCGACTCCCTGTGCTCCCTCCATCAATCACAACTCGGTATCGTTTCTCCGACGGATTCTGCGAATTAAGATAGAAATAACCACACGACACAAAAACCAAAGTGAGGAATCCGATCGCAAAAATACTCGATTTCGCAAGATGAGATTGTTTTTGGTTTCTGGAGAAGAGATTAGTGGATCGCAGAGGTTGATTAGGGCGAAACTTAAGCTTTATGGAGTTATCCATTTCCTTCTTCACTTTATTGTTGATATCCGGACG
The genomic region above belongs to Lactuca sativa cultivar Salinas chromosome 4, Lsat_Salinas_v11, whole genome shotgun sequence and contains:
- the LOC111880034 gene encoding probable apyrase 6 → MRRSNARVAPAPEAVDRPDINNKVKKEMDNSIKLKFRPNQPLRSTNLFSRNQKQSHLAKSSIFAIGFLTLVFVSCGYFYLNSQNPSEKRYRVVIDGGSTGSRIHVFEYVIKDGAPIFDLSAKKGLGSMRVSPGLSAFAEDPKGAGESMLKLLEFARKRIPGENLGETEIRLMTTAGLRMLELSVQERILESCRTVFRTSGFAFRNDWASVISGSDEGVYAWVVANYALGTLGGDPQETTGIIELGGASAQVTFFSNEPIPPEFSRTINFGNVSYSLYSHSLLEFGQNVAFDLVRGSNFAKSKNLVDPCSPKGYKNNVIIGNNMTPTSLLQTNHQSPVLHSTGNFTECRSASYKLLQKGKEDCAFDQCSIGSTYIPKLQGKFLATENFFHTSKFFGLSPKKFLSELMVAGKEFCEDDWSNLKSKYPGINDEDLHRYCFSSAYIVAFLHDSLGIALDDKRIGYGSEVNDIPLDWALGAFIFQIMKDLDLGKLHPTTKSKSITLGGVDFTTLGGLIFVIFLIFGAYFVSKWRKPHLKTIYDLEKGKYIVTRVIGRHS